The stretch of DNA CCGCATTAAACGATCATTGAAACTTAAAACTGCGATCTACTCTTCGGATTCAGCTCTTGAAAGCTTGTCGTTGTGAAAATCAAAACGCGCTGTATAGTAAGTaagacttttttattaaaacgctCATGTGTGTCCGCATATTTATGCTGAATAAGATCGGTagtcatttttaattacatatccTGTTTCATTCATCCACATTtcttgttataaatttttttaaaagttattttcttttattatataatatatttaagaattaTATGAGAAACGTGGATACACACGTCTCTGTCACGAATGTATTTTAGCGATAAAAGAGTACGGTGGAAGCGCACGTCACATGTATACCGATGGGTGAAAGTGTATAGACTAATCGCATGCAGATTGTGTAAAATTTTGCGTGATTCTATGGACACTCGAGCGCGCGTGTGAACATACCCTTATACATGTAAACATCATTTTGCAATCAAGCTAGCTCATCAGTGTCACCTGGCAtcattatatgtatgtaatgtCTCTCAAGTTTTGAGCCGTTGTAACACATATGTGATACGTTTCGTTGATATCGTGGTAAAAGAATATTTGTCttgtaaagaatatttaacgATCAAACAGGAAGTGCATCATATTACAAACGATATATCTCGTAATAACGTTGAGTAAATTtgatttagttaaaaaaaaaattgttttagtgttaatatttttatacgttgaCGAATGAAAACGGCAGAGAATTTTCTCAAAATCATTTTTCGATATAACCctcgtttttaataattaagattattCGACTGATGTTCGAAAATGTGATTTAACAATAATTCCACGTTCTCACGATTTTCGCGCAGAGAATATTTATTGATTGAAATTTCATTAACACTATTGCGTGCATAGCTCGTTATAAGCTCTTTGTCTATACTTACATTGTGCGAAGAACGAAAACAGTCATGAGTTCAGTGTTTGTTCGACAATCGGTCGACTGTTCGATCGACAAAACTGTTTTCCTTTACTGCCAGGTATCACTCTCTCGTGGAGCTGCCTTGAGGAGCAAGCGCTTACAATTATTatcctaaaagaaaaaaaaaattaataaaattgtactaCTCCATTCGTGGGAAATCAGAAATGCATTGTGCAATTGAACTTTGTACAGAAATTAGATAGGATGTACATTAGTGACTATGATTATCATCATCATTGTTATATCGATAATATCGCTATAGGGACGCTTTACGGTCCTCGTTAATTTCGATCGCATGTGCGCTTTAATCACGGCAGTGTTAATTAAATCCATTAAGAGCAGATCGGTTGTTGTTCCGTATTCGTTGAgtgcgaataaatttatgataaaatcttgttaaaaaaatgtttaaacacatttataataaatacgtacGTTTATTACGTAGTTTGAAAGACTACTTGGCCCAATAACAGAAGTAATGTATCTTTAATAGTTAAATTGgccattttattattagattaatttatacttgCATCAACCACATCGGAGCATCAACAATAAATATTCTGCTCATGTAAAAGCAATCTCGGTCAACAGTGAATTATAGTTATAGACCTGTCTATAATGctgagaaacaaaaaaaaatgaattaggCAGAATTAGTTTTAACTGACGTCCGGTAACAACCGGCTCTTAGTATCGAAATTCGTTCAAGTTCGTTGTTCTCAACTGAGAGTAGAACAAGGAAAAAGAGTAGTCGCATTACAAATCGCCCATATTGCGCGCAAATTTGTATCTAGATTCTTAGCAGATCGAAAGAACCATAGAGATAAGAATACCAGGAGAGAGCTTAACATTGTAGGGATGAAGCCAAAAGGGCAAGAAATGAAGTCTACATTGACGGAAATGAACAACTAAGAAGCCGCCGAGCGATTTTCTCTCACTTCTCTGGCTTTATACCCCTCGCTCTCAAATACGGTTTACGCTCCTTCCTGATATTCTTACCTCCATGAAAAGAACGAAGTCCAACGacaaagaaggaaaaaaaaactaggtAAAAGACAAGAAGACACGTGCCTCGATGTGCGATGTCTTTCACGCTTATCTCTGGAAGCTTCTTACATCCCTCCCCTCTTATCCAATCCCAGTTGCAAAACCGACCCTCCCGTTCACGTCGTTAATGTGACAAAGGTTCGTTCTTGTTTCGGTGAACCTGCGAGCGAagtaaaaaaacgaaagaaatagaaatcgcGAGCTACGATCTTGCGCGCGACAAGCGAAACCTACGACAGCAGTGAGTAAAACGAAGTCGCGATCGACAGTCTACTTTCCTCTCCTCGTTTAGAAATCCTAGTTTTTAACGATCGTCCAATGGGGTGAGAGGATCGGTGTATAATGTGTCGATCTTTCTCTTAACCCGTCGGTGAACTCAGCTGTTCGATATTAATTCGTCAACTTCGAGGTCGTCGAAGGTATAAAGGACGAGACGCCTCTACCTTCGGGAAATACCACGAAGAAGCACGTTATAAGGAACGTCATAAGATAATAAGCAGGGAGATAAAGTGTCTCTCTCGTTCCATTGGTCGAGCGCTGTGGCTACCATGTAGTCGACAAATATATCCATTTCCGGATTGCCTGAATTAGTATGAGTGCGTTACCGCGTATGTGTATGTGAAAAGTGTGTACCGAAAAACAGgagtgcgagagagaaaaagagaaaacgtgTATGGTATATACGAACAAATATTTTAGGAAGAAAGTGGCGAAATTTGAATGAAGCGTCTCTgcgacagtttttttttccctgaaCTACGTTTGAAAACGTATCTTTATGTCGTcctttatacaatttttttgtgaaaaatgCCACAAAGAGTCCCACGCACAGACTGGAAGTtaatgtagaaaaattaaaaaaaaaaaaagccgttTTCAGAGTATATAGtggtaatatatttaactcAAGGAAGTTACGCGCTCGTGATGAACTAAACGTGATTAAGTAACAAACTTATATCCCTTagtttaaatttcaatttaatttgataaaaatgttaactcaaaattaaaattaaaacattaaaagtaTAACGATTGCGATGATTTCCCGATAAGGAAATACATCttagattttttaaagagattgTATTTAAAAGAGATTATATATAAGAGTAGTAGATCatataaatactttataaAGTTGCgttatgaaaattaaacaattaaataattcaacatCGCTGTCGATGGATcatcatatttaaataagtaaatgaTTGTTCTCTTCAAACGAGAATTGCGTCTACCGGAACGTTCGGTGTTCTTCAATATAGCTTCACATCCTCACATCTGTTCGAAGCGTCTACTTTCTGAGCGTGGAACAAAGGCGGAAAGAACTATAAAACGAAGTATATGCGAAACATACGTTTAATAATGAATGGTtttgtgtatgtatatatattcgcATATTGTAAAACACCGTGATAGAAAAGAGTCCACTGCTACACTCAACACGATATTACGCAATGTGTAAACGGTGAATacctataaataatttttagataacGACGCGCTCTAAATGCAAAACAATACaccatatacatatataaatattatacatagatATATATGACGCGTACAAGCAGTATGTGCATTTTCCAGCACAGATAGTTGGTATTTTGTGTACAAaactaaaacaaaaagaacaaTTGTTGGACATTCTTTAGACGCGCCGAGTTCAAAGTCGCGTGCCGTGACGGAGGCAGAGGGATGAAAATTAGCGAAAAGCTCCGTTACAGCCATGTCGAACGATTGAACAACGAGGCGATCAGCCGCTCGACGACGCAGAACGgcacggaacgcgcgtcgCAAATCATCGATTCTGTAGTCACTCCATATATCGTCATTTCATCTGAATATAATGATATCATCCAAGCTTagcattttctctttttctctctctctctttctttctctcgttcacATCCTGTTCGACGACGCGCGTCCGAACCGTTCCTTTCTTGCGTTTCGCGCAAGAGACATACTATCTATTCTGCAAATCTGAAAACGTTGAGATTAATAGTCTACAGTCTTCAaacaattctttaaatttccATCAAATCTTGGACACTTCttgtaaaagaaagagaaaaaaaaatgaaatgttttatttataaaaatacaaattttgtgAATTTGTTTGGAAGATAGCTACAACTCTTAGGTTCCGCGGGTTTGCAGAATGAGAGAAGTCTAGCGCGATAATCGTAGTGAAGTCGGggttgtaaaaagaaaagcgaaagGGAGAAGCGTGAGAATTTGTCGTAATTGTAAACTGAATTGTGAAAATAGACGTGTGGAGTCTACTGTATCATAGCATCTTACCATAGTGAATACATTGTAacaatagtaataataataagtaatagTAATTTAAGAGCAAGCGCGTGAGGGAGAGAGTGTAGATACGACGGTGCGAACCGGTGATTCTCCAGTTCTCCAACCCTTACACGATGCTGAGGAGCCTCCGGTTTTGCAGCCGCTAAAGCAGGGCTTAGGACGCCCTTTACGCGGGATACAAATCGCACGAATCTCGCGCTCGGACTCAAATCTGCCAAAGGGGAAAACGCGCAAATGTCGGAGTATCCGGCGCAAAAAGGGCAAGCCTAGAGATTTTTACTAAAATGACTCCACGAGAGGTGAGGACGGATGTAGTCCGTCATTTCGTTTCGCGAATGAAAACCTACGCTTGTGACGAGGGAAATGTTCGGAAGTTCTGCTGGCGTGATCACTCGGAaggaaattttgtattttactgCGCGCGATCTTGTAGATCTTATCCCGGTTTCATTTATTGCAATTCTACACGAGATGTAATCGTCGTTTCCGGAACGTCCGACAGGCAAGGGTGTGCAGCTCGGCCTTCGTGGAAGATTTGAAATGATCTCcctacgtctttttttttttttttaaattactgcGTATTTTCGAACGCGATGATTATCGATAAGATTAAGTCCCGGCTGTTAGTTTAGCATGTTTagataattttcttctttttttttttaagcaatgCGCTGAGAGGcgcttgaataattattttgcgctAGCAACAATTAGCGATGTAACTATTCGCGCCTCATGTCGCCGTCGAATATTTTACCTTACGTTCgcattgtttaaaaaaaaaaataaataaacgttattACACGCGTTATCGCATGTTCGAAGCGCGCTTTATTTTCCGTTCGGTTCGTCTACCAATATTAGTGTCACTTTGTTTAGAATAACTCGGCCAGTGATCGACTGCTGACGCGTTGTACGGGACGTAATTTgagaaaattgtattatatatcgAAACCGAAAGATCCTCTACACATggtaaattttgattaattgcACTCTCGAGAGAGAAGCTGCTCCACTAATCCAATGGGATGAATCAAGATGCACCGAAAACCAGGAAACGAGAtgggagaagaagaaatagagaaattcacgaatttataaatatatataaatatgtatatatacattaataatatatatatatatttatgtatatatacatatatcatatatatatttatgtatagatataaaaagaaaaagagcacgTTGTTCTCGCATTCATTTCGACAAATACTTACTATGTTTCTGATCCAGATCCAGATCCATTTTTGTTTCGTTGTTAGTTTGTACGCACTACGATTAtcgcaatttattatattatcgaCGAGATActgtaacaaacaaaaatactGTTAactattcttaaaaaaattaaaacttttgtaaaCTGAAATGAAACGGCTTGCAAAAACTTCACTCATTCGTCGATTCCTTTTTCAGGGTTGAACGATTCTTCCAAGTGCACTGAATTCACGTACACATTTACGTACACAACATgcataagtaaattaaattatttatgacttaatcattatttaatttagtatactattttatttaatatatcagGTATTACAAAACGCATGTTTCGCGTGCGTCATTTGCTCtttattctttcttaaaaaaaagtgacacCTCCTTTTTGCAATGGCCATCACCCTCCATAtgcattttaacaattttaagtaaaaaaaaagtgttttattGATGAAAAATACGTGAATcctcgtaattatatttagattCATGTCATTTTGCTCGCGACGTTTTACTCGAACATTAATTCAGGGCGTAGCTTTTGGTTTCAGTTCGTCATAACATGGTCTcagaaaaatttgatttttctttgccGGATTATAGTACTCGTGGCCCTGAAACATttccaaattaatattatataaataatttaacaattatctTTCTTCGAATAATAGCAATACCTTAGACCAATCATAAGAAACGGCATAGGCAAATATTTGGCCATTGTGATTGAAACAGCAACGTGTGATAGACTGTTCCATCGTTTCAGAAGATTTCAATTTAGTGCGTGCGTCTTTGTCCCAAAAACCAAAAGTACCATCTCCACCTACAGTGGCTACTGTGCCATGTACTGGATGGAAAGCTATATCATTCACCTGTTTATAaatcgcaaaattaatatatttatccacataaaaaaatgttataagtttttatatttaatttatgtttacaAACCGCATATATATCTTGATATCCATTAGGCGTGCCATTAGTTCGGTGGCATTTGAATGTGAAATTCTCTTTTGTACTGAGATTTAGATGATGAATCGCGACGCGTCCTTCCGTACTTCCTATCGCGAAACCAGTTGGTACTTTCTTTTTGTCCCTGAAGATTGCCACGCAACGATATTGATACTTCAAGCTCAACTCAACTGGTTTATATTCGCGCGGGCTACCTTCTAGTTGATAGACGATTAAACCACGTCCTGCTGTTCCCACAACTGCCATGGGATACTCCtgaaaaaatacttaattagTAATGATTTTACatgcattaataaatgttattataatatacttaCAACATCTGCACAATAACACCTTTCAGGCAAATTGATAGTCATTGCAGGTTTAGGATTCCGTAAATCccaaaactaaaaattttgcattttaataaaaaaaaattatattagaaaaatgttataataataattataaactaataaaaaaataataagcaaaaaaacgataaattataaaatataacattagtTCTCAAAATAAGATTGGCTTAAATATTAACCCTTAGTGTCTTATCCCAAGATCCAGTCATCAAACAAGAATATGTAGATGCTTTTATCCAGTGACAGGTTCTAATTGGTGCATCATGAGCTGCTACTTGTATACTTTGATTTGTAGCTAAGTCCCAGCACTTAGCAGTTTTATCACAACCGGCCATAAATACTTTAGTTCCAtcctaattataatttttaaaataaatgttatttagttaatatttattatatataactatacaattattaataattaaaaaacttacatCACTCCAGCATACATCCAGCACTGGAGCTGCCATACTCTGCATGGATTTCGGTACTGTTTTGCCAGATTGTTCTACTTCCCAACAACGAACATTGCAGTCCCAGGAACCAGCTACTAAAAAGTTTTGTGGTATGGATGCTGGGCTAAACGCCAAACTGGAGACCGAATCATCCGGTGACGAAACAACCTCAAAGTCTTGCATCGGATTTGATGTGTTGGACGTAGCGGTCCTTAACGAATTACTTTGATTAAACATTCTTGATGCGATCTATTTGGTTTCTCCCTCACTTTGCTCCTGACAATTTTTTTGAAGTAACTTCTTTTTTAGAGTAACTTCTGCAACAAACAGATTAATTCTGGGAATTATTTTCTCATGTAAAACGTGCGAttacgatttatattttaactaatCTCACAGATTCTTTAAATCATTGAActcaagaaaattaatatatttaagtgCAAGAAGCTAACGAAGCACGGATCGAACACAGTTATACTCTGTTAATGATAAAgctcgcttttttcttttttttttacgagcacCTATTCCTAGCACAATGATATCGTGTACATCGCTTATAATTTCATGCAAAGATATACCTGCCTCGAAGTATCGAAGACAACTGCCAGAAGATGGTTATACTGATTATGTACACTATGTACACATGTGCAGTGTAGTCGCGCCATCATGTTGCATTGTACTTCTAAAAAATGCGTCTACTAGCTTAGATGGCGTTACTCTGATCGAAACTGGTAGCCAATATCACGTTCCTTGCTCGTAGAAGcggctatttatttttaccggaTACTTTTCAGTAAAACAAGACCGGCGAGCATTTGATTGACGTTCGAAGCGACGCccaaaattgattaattattttctgtcgATTCAAGTTTCCGATCAAATTGACCAGAGCTCGATCGAGCCACGGGACTTTAAAAGGTTAGACGTTGCGTGGAAAGTAACGGGGGCGAGGCCAATCGACGATGACGCCGATAGGAAAGTAACTAAGCATTGTTGCGAGGTACAAATGTTCAACGTGTCACTTCGGCGTGTGCAAAAATTTCAGGAAAGGTGCGTATCTTTGATAAGAGCGTTATCTCGAAAGCTAATCAGCCGCTCTACGCGTTTTAGCTACTTCCTCGCTCCCCGCTATGTTTTCGGGAGTATTTTCTTGACCTGTCTCTTATCTCGTTTATCAAAACCTGCGCTGGCTGTCACAGCATACGTCGGCAATGTGACACGTATACTAGTAAAAGCaggatataattaaaagacaactttatttttttttaatactttcgcGTAATAACATGTATTACAAACCGCCGGTTTCTCATAAAATGTATGTTACATTCATATGCTATGCAATGCTTTGACTATCACTGGTTGCTTCTAGAATAAAAACTGTATTGTACTATATGTTTGTGGAGTAATATAAACGATAATAAAGTATTCTTTCTTGTTTTAGGAAAAATGTAGCTTGtgaaaaaatatctatttggtattttaaaaaagttaaaaagacTTTACCAACATGAACAAGCCTTCAAGTTAGTATGGTTTGATATTATGTACatgattattaatacttttgttAAAGTTGTGATATTTtggcatatgtatatatattgtagatatatgtatatattacagGAACTGGACAAACACTCAAGTATGTGAGTTTAGTTACTCTTACACTTCAAAATGCTATGGTTGGCCTTAGCATGCGGTATTCACGTACCAGAGCAGGGgacatgtttcttttttctactggtaagtattaactttttacgaaaattgtaataaatattattttaagataaaaagttacttatattttaatatagaagaataataatgtatataattatatttatatattttattttttttagctgtTGTAATGGCTGAAGTAGTGAAATTACTTACTTGCCTTGTATTAGTATATATTGAAGAAGGAAACTTTGAGAAATTTTACAAAGCTTTACATATGACAATTGTGAAGCAGCCTGTTGACACTTTGAAAGTTTGTGTGCCATCCTTTCTgtatattattcaaaataatttactttatgtTTCCGCGTCCAATTTGGATGCAGCTACGCATCAGGTAAAGCATatctctaaataaaaaattaatgttaaaagaaaaagaaaaaaaatatatatagagaaATAATATACGTACTAGCCGGTactcttaaatattttaacagtaaatttatgtaaatatatatttgatataaattttattctttcaggTTACGTatcagttaaaaattttgacgACGGCCTTCTTCGCAGTGACGATACTACGAAGATCTCTGCTCCCTACTCAGTGGGGTGCTCTTGTGATTTTAGTCGTTGGAGTGGTCCTGGTACAGTTGGCACAAACCGTGAAAGCGCCGTTACCATCGGGCATCGAACAAAATCACTGGCTGGGCTTTTCTGCCGCTTTAAGCGCGTGCTTTCTGTCTGGCTTTGCTGGAATTTACTTCGAGAAGATACTGAAGGGTTCTGACATCTCTGTGTGGATGCGAAACGTGCAACTGAGTGTATTGTCTATACCGTTCGGCCTAGGCACGTGTTTCTTACATGACGGTAATGTTATACGCAAGTTAGGATTCTTCTTCGGTTACGATCTCTTTATTGGTTACCTGATTGTACTACAAGCCGGTGGT from Cardiocondyla obscurior isolate alpha-2009 linkage group LG04, Cobs3.1, whole genome shotgun sequence encodes:
- the Ugalt gene encoding UDP-galactose translocator; protein product: MNKPSRTGQTLKYVSLVTLTLQNAMVGLSMRYSRTRAGDMFLFSTAVVMAEVVKLLTCLVLVYIEEGNFEKFYKALHMTIVKQPVDTLKVCVPSFLYIIQNNLLYVSASNLDAATHQVTYQLKILTTAFFAVTILRRSLLPTQWGALVILVVGVVLVQLAQTVKAPLPSGIEQNHWLGFSAALSACFLSGFAGIYFEKILKGSDISVWMRNVQLSVLSIPFGLGTCFLHDGNVIRKLGFFFGYDLFIGYLIVLQAGGGLIVAMVVKYADNILKGFATSLAIVISCVASVYLFDFRLSFQFSLGAFFVICSIFLYSYQPKISSLDKHTSAEKV
- the Rae1 gene encoding protein Rae1 yields the protein MFNQSNSLRTATSNTSNPMQDFEVVSSPDDSVSSLAFSPASIPQNFLVAGSWDCNVRCWEVEQSGKTVPKSMQSMAAPVLDVCWSDDGTKVFMAGCDKTAKCWDLATNQSIQVAAHDAPIRTCHWIKASTYSCLMTGSWDKTLRFWDLRNPKPAMTINLPERCYCADVEYPMAVVGTAGRGLIVYQLEGSPREYKPVELSLKYQYRCVAIFRDKKKVPTGFAIGSTEGRVAIHHLNLSTKENFTFKCHRTNGTPNGYQDIYAVNDIAFHPVHGTVATVGGDGTFGFWDKDARTKLKSSETMEQSITRCCFNHNGQIFAYAVSYDWSKGHEYYNPAKKNQIFLRPCYDELKPKATP